In Bacteroidales bacterium, one DNA window encodes the following:
- a CDS encoding GH92 family glycosyl hydrolase: protein MTKKLIFPLLILALVLSTCKIDKEPSDPASYVNPFIGTGGHGHTYPGAATPFGMVQLSPQTRLDGWDGCSGYHYTDSILYGFAHTALSGTGVSDYGDILVMPVVGEPVFQNTEYSSPFKKENEHAEAAYYSVFLDKPNVLAEMTATTRVGYHRYTFPVSDEANFIIDFKHRDPVMESWIEIVSDTEIRGMRRSRNWAEDMVWYFHMVFSKPFERSGIAVDDIVNPGIFSAEGQNIKAFVGFETEKDEMIEIKVGLSAVDAEGAYKNLMAEVPGWGFEQVRQNSYEAWNQELSKIKVKGGNQDQNMVFYTAMYHAFLQPNTFMDVDRRYRGMDKKIYAAEDFTNYTVFSLWDTYRAWHPLMTIIEQDRTRDFIHVMLDMYEKGGLLPIWELAANETYCMIGNHSVSVIADAWMKGLRGFDGEKALQAMIHSATRDHFGLNVYQKHGYIPGNMEHESISKTLEYAFNDWCIAMMARDLGNEEIYHEYLRRAQSYKNIFDPETGFMRPRLNGSWLTPFDPTTVDWHFTEANSWQYSFYVPQDITGLAEMHGGKEKLVSKIDELFETEIDISGRDMKDISGLIGQYAHGNEPSHHMAYLYNFVNQPWKTQQRVRKIMDNFYTIHPDGLIGNEDCGQMSAWLIMSAMGFYPVTPGAPEYVIGTPWFPEMEIQLENGNVFRITANNVSNSNFYIQSATLNGENYSKSWITHQDIMNGGHLHFEMGSQPNKIWGSRDEDIPISQIDKQLILPVPFLVADGSIIKEPVQVSIETIIPDCEIYYTLDGTTPGKNTFRYSEPITLSETAMLTAVAWKEGFGFSSPVQGHFVKIDINRSIDIKPPMDANYHAGGPEALIDGLRGTANFRLGGWHGYQGIDFEAVVDLGKVQPIRYVGAGFLQEIRSWIWMPNDVTFLVSEDGENFKQLAHIKNTIAIDDYTDHFQELGSKVNCKGRYMKVLATNFGTIPDWHLGAGGKAWLFVDEIIIE, encoded by the coding sequence TTTAAGTGGAACCGGTGTCAGCGATTACGGCGATATTCTTGTTATGCCGGTAGTGGGTGAACCGGTTTTTCAAAACACAGAATACAGTTCTCCTTTCAAAAAAGAAAACGAACATGCCGAAGCGGCTTATTACAGCGTATTTCTTGACAAACCAAACGTTTTAGCTGAAATGACGGCTACAACCCGAGTAGGATATCACCGTTATACTTTCCCGGTAAGCGATGAAGCCAATTTCATCATTGACTTCAAACACCGTGACCCTGTAATGGAGTCCTGGATAGAGATAGTAAGCGATACCGAAATCCGCGGCATGCGGCGTTCAAGAAATTGGGCCGAAGACATGGTGTGGTATTTTCACATGGTGTTCTCAAAACCTTTTGAACGCAGCGGCATTGCAGTGGATGATATTGTTAATCCGGGGATTTTCAGTGCTGAAGGCCAGAATATTAAAGCCTTTGTTGGGTTCGAAACCGAAAAAGACGAAATGATTGAAATAAAAGTTGGCCTCTCAGCCGTGGATGCCGAAGGCGCTTATAAAAACCTGATGGCTGAAGTGCCAGGCTGGGGCTTTGAACAAGTAAGGCAAAACAGTTACGAAGCCTGGAATCAGGAATTGAGCAAAATAAAGGTGAAAGGAGGAAATCAGGATCAGAACATGGTGTTTTACACAGCAATGTACCATGCTTTCCTCCAACCCAATACCTTCATGGATGTTGACCGGCGATATCGTGGCATGGATAAAAAGATCTATGCTGCTGAGGATTTCACCAATTACACCGTGTTCTCACTTTGGGATACATACCGCGCCTGGCATCCGTTGATGACCATCATTGAGCAGGATCGCACCCGAGATTTTATTCATGTGATGCTGGATATGTATGAAAAAGGCGGGCTGTTACCCATCTGGGAGTTAGCTGCCAATGAAACATATTGCATGATTGGCAACCACAGTGTATCGGTAATTGCTGATGCGTGGATGAAAGGTCTGCGTGGTTTTGATGGCGAAAAAGCCTTGCAAGCCATGATCCACAGCGCCACCCGCGACCATTTCGGACTTAATGTTTACCAGAAACATGGCTACATTCCCGGCAACATGGAACATGAATCCATTTCCAAAACCCTTGAATACGCATTTAACGACTGGTGCATCGCCATGATGGCCCGCGACCTGGGCAATGAAGAAATTTACCACGAATACCTTCGCCGGGCGCAATCCTATAAAAATATTTTCGACCCTGAAACCGGCTTTATGCGCCCAAGACTGAATGGCAGTTGGCTCACGCCTTTCGATCCCACTACCGTTGACTGGCATTTCACCGAGGCGAATTCCTGGCAATACAGTTTTTACGTGCCACAGGATATAACTGGTTTGGCTGAGATGCATGGAGGCAAGGAAAAACTGGTTTCTAAAATTGATGAATTGTTCGAAACCGAAATTGATATCAGTGGCCGCGATATGAAAGATATTTCGGGATTGATTGGCCAATATGCACATGGCAACGAACCAAGCCACCACATGGCTTACCTCTATAATTTTGTGAACCAACCCTGGAAAACCCAGCAGCGCGTCAGGAAAATCATGGATAATTTTTACACAATTCATCCTGATGGCCTCATTGGAAACGAGGATTGTGGGCAAATGTCGGCATGGCTGATCATGAGCGCCATGGGATTTTACCCGGTAACGCCTGGCGCTCCGGAATACGTAATTGGTACACCCTGGTTCCCCGAAATGGAAATCCAGTTGGAGAACGGAAATGTTTTCAGGATCACAGCCAACAATGTTTCAAACAGTAATTTTTACATTCAATCAGCCACATTGAACGGAGAAAACTATTCCAAATCATGGATTACGCATCAGGATATTATGAATGGCGGCCATTTGCATTTTGAGATGGGCAGCCAACCCAATAAAATCTGGGGCAGTCGTGATGAAGATATTCCGATTTCACAAATAGATAAACAACTTATACTTCCAGTTCCATTCCTGGTAGCCGATGGATCAATCATAAAAGAACCTGTACAGGTTTCAATTGAAACAATCATCCCGGATTGTGAAATCTATTATACGCTTGACGGAACCACACCCGGCAAAAATACTTTTAGGTATTCTGAACCAATCACGCTCAGCGAAACAGCAATGTTAACGGCGGTGGCCTGGAAAGAAGGCTTTGGGTTCAGTAGTCCAGTGCAAGGGCATTTTGTAAAAATTGACATCAACCGCAGCATTGACATCAAACCGCCGATGGATGCCAATTACCATGCCGGTGGACCTGAAGCCCTGATTGACGGATTGAGAGGTACAGCCAACTTTCGCCTTGGTGGCTGGCACGGCTACCAGGGCATTGATTTTGAGGCTGTGGTTGATCTTGGAAAGGTTCAGCCCATCCGGTATGTTGGCGCTGGTTTCCTGCAGGAAATCCGCTCATGGATATGGATGCCCAACGATGTTACCTTCCTGGTTTCAGAGGACGGCGAAAACTTTAAGCAATTGGCTCACATCAAGAACACGATTGCAATTGATGATTATACAGATCACTTTCAGGAATTGGGTTCGAAAGTGAACTGCAAAGGCCGCTATATGAAAGTGCTGGCCACCAACTTCGGCACAATACCCGACTGGCATTTGGGAGCGGGTGGAAAGGCCTGGTTGTTTGTGGATGAGATTATCATTGAATAA
- a CDS encoding HDIG domain-containing protein has protein sequence MNKISTYFKTNSLIIYRILLFLLAAAIIVGVFPKEGKFRYEFQRGKPWMHEDLIAPFDFPILKTDAELVQERENVLKQVKPYFVFDAAAFETNRIKLIEQFNNYWRETGSESNGRKTRNENLMIKVYDSLFNAGIIENHTVIEGVPADFLIILLRENLAVERELKSFFTIQSADVYVKNYFSALNPAVDHEPIIRIIENNLVQNVRFDPATTERERQTALGRISLMRGMIQKGERIISKGDLVNTERHQVLESFRKEYEIQVGSSAAFIGVIAGQTILVVIALTVFMLFLVFFRADIFRQNKMVVFMLIVILLMVFALSYMTRFHLTYIYLVPMCLVPVIIRIFSDTRLALFVHLVTIFITGFLVPNSFEFVFLQLIAGIIAIISVVNLQKRSQFAKSVFLIFMTYVAIYAGMNLMQEGNFSTIEPNMILMFGGSAMLTLLAYPLIYVFEKIFGFTTDVTLLELSDTNNKLLRTLAEKAPGTFQHSLQVANIAEELIREIGGNTLLVRTGALYHDIGKMNNPMFFVENQVTGFNPHDELSFEESSRIIISHVIEGVEMARKHTLPEILIDFIRTHHGTRKAEYFYSMHKKENPDEAINEDQFTYHGPIPFSKETAVVMMADSVEAASRSLKRPDQQILNELVENIINKQVEDHQFDNSPITMRDITRVKKILKKKLMNIYHVRIEYPVS, from the coding sequence ATGAACAAGATCAGCACATATTTTAAAACAAATTCACTGATCATTTACAGGATATTGCTGTTTTTATTGGCAGCAGCTATTATTGTTGGAGTATTCCCAAAAGAAGGAAAGTTCAGGTACGAATTTCAGCGGGGTAAACCCTGGATGCATGAAGATTTGATTGCCCCCTTTGATTTTCCAATACTTAAAACAGATGCTGAACTGGTTCAGGAGCGTGAAAACGTGTTAAAGCAGGTTAAACCATATTTTGTATTCGACGCTGCGGCTTTCGAGACCAACAGAATCAAGCTGATTGAACAGTTCAACAACTATTGGCGCGAAACCGGATCGGAAAGCAATGGTAGAAAAACCCGGAATGAGAACCTTATGATCAAGGTTTACGATTCACTGTTCAATGCGGGAATTATTGAAAATCACACGGTCATAGAAGGTGTGCCAGCCGATTTCCTTATCATTTTATTAAGGGAAAACCTTGCCGTTGAACGTGAACTGAAAAGTTTTTTCACAATTCAGTCGGCAGATGTTTATGTTAAAAACTACTTTTCAGCATTGAACCCTGCCGTGGATCATGAACCCATTATCCGCATCATTGAAAATAACCTGGTTCAGAATGTACGCTTCGATCCAGCAACAACTGAGCGCGAGCGACAAACTGCACTGGGAAGGATATCGCTGATGCGGGGCATGATTCAGAAAGGTGAGCGGATCATTTCAAAAGGCGATCTTGTGAATACCGAACGACACCAGGTACTGGAATCCTTCCGTAAAGAATATGAAATCCAGGTTGGAAGTTCTGCCGCTTTTATAGGCGTAATCGCCGGTCAAACTATTTTGGTGGTGATCGCACTAACTGTTTTTATGCTGTTCCTGGTTTTTTTCCGGGCCGATATTTTCCGTCAGAATAAGATGGTTGTTTTTATGCTGATCGTGATACTCCTTATGGTTTTTGCACTCAGTTATATGACGAGGTTTCATCTCACCTATATCTATCTTGTGCCTATGTGCCTGGTTCCGGTTATCATACGCATTTTTTCCGATACACGACTGGCACTTTTTGTTCACCTTGTCACCATCTTTATCACCGGTTTCCTGGTTCCCAATAGCTTTGAGTTTGTTTTTCTTCAACTCATTGCAGGGATCATTGCCATTATCAGTGTTGTGAACCTGCAAAAACGTTCTCAATTTGCCAAAAGTGTTTTCCTGATTTTTATGACTTATGTTGCTATTTACGCGGGCATGAACCTTATGCAGGAAGGTAATTTTTCAACTATCGAACCCAATATGATCCTTATGTTCGGAGGCAGTGCAATGCTTACCCTGCTTGCTTATCCACTCATCTATGTTTTTGAAAAAATCTTTGGGTTCACCACCGATGTTACCCTGCTTGAGCTTTCCGATACAAACAATAAACTATTGCGAACCCTCGCCGAAAAAGCCCCTGGAACATTTCAGCATTCATTGCAGGTAGCCAATATTGCCGAGGAACTTATACGTGAAATTGGGGGCAACACCCTGCTTGTGCGAACCGGGGCATTATACCATGATATTGGCAAAATGAACAACCCTATGTTCTTTGTCGAGAACCAGGTTACTGGCTTTAACCCGCATGATGAACTCAGTTTTGAAGAGAGTTCGCGCATCATCATCAGTCATGTTATTGAAGGTGTTGAAATGGCGCGTAAGCATACGCTTCCGGAAATCCTCATTGATTTTATCCGAACCCACCACGGAACTCGCAAGGCGGAGTATTTTTATTCCATGCACAAGAAAGAAAACCCTGATGAAGCAATCAATGAGGATCAATTCACTTACCACGGCCCGATCCCTTTCTCAAAAGAAACCGCGGTTGTGATGATGGCCGATTCAGTGGAAGCCGCCTCCCGCAGCTTGAAAAGACCTGATCAGCAAATACTGAACGAATTGGTTGAAAATATCATTAACAAGCAGGTGGAAGATCATCAATTCGACAATTCACCCATCACGATGCGCGATATTACCCGGGTAAAAAAAATCCTTAAGAAGAAACTGATGAATATCTATCACGTGCGCATTGAGTATCCGGTTTCATAA